From the genome of Impatiens glandulifera chromosome 9, dImpGla2.1, whole genome shotgun sequence, one region includes:
- the LOC124914335 gene encoding caffeoylshikimate esterase-like yields MASSSVLVPKFLYLPFTHHQLSRSSTKNVSKAAKLHKSLEYAVGSSKARAFCAATGMNPKFEGITNEVQEILDANMDEAPARRRARDAFSEVQLSIDHYLFKFPCDGVKMKEWYEVNSRGMKIFCKSWLPEDSSSPMKAAVCYCHGYGDTCTFFFEGIARKLASCGYGVFAMDYPGFGLSDGLHAFIPSFDLLVDDVIHHYTKHKGKPEMNNVPRFLFGQSMGGAVALKIHLKQPNEWSGAVLLAPMCKIADNMVPPWLIAQILIGVSKLLPKQKLVPQKNFADLAFRDLDKRQMTSYNVIAYKDKPRLATGVELLKTTHEIERRLEEISIPLLILHGEEDVVTDPSVSKALNDKARSCDKTLNLYKDAYHCLLEGEPDEMIARVLEDIVSWLDARCCKSS; encoded by the exons ATGGCATCTTCTTCCGTTCTTGTCCCGAAATTTCTCTATCTCCCATTCACTCATCATCAGTTATCACGTTCTTCTACAAAAAATGTTTCCAAGGCAGCAAAGCTGCACAAATCTCTCGAATATGCAG TGGGATCTTCAAAGGCAAGGGCTTTCTGCGCCGCGACAGGGATGAATCCAAAGTTCGAGGGCATCACGAATGAAGTTCAGGAAATCTTGGATGCAAACATGGACGAAGCACCGGCTAGGCGACGTGCTCGCGATGCCTTTAGTGAAGTTCAACTCTCCATTGATCATTACTTGTTCAAG TTTCCATGTGATGGGGTGAAAATGAAGGAG TGGTATGAGGTAAACTCTAGAGGTATGAAGATCTTCTGTAAATCTTGGCTACCAGAAGATTCTTCAAGTCCCATGAAAGCAGCAGTTTGTTATTGTCATGGATATGGAGACACTTGCACATTTTTCTTTGAAG GAATTGCTAGAAAACTAGCATCATGTGGATATGGTGTATTTGCAATGGATTACCCAGGATTTGGTCTTTCAGATGGCCTTCATGCTTTCATTCCAAGCTTTGATTTATTGGTTGATGATGTCATTCACCATTATACAAAACACAAAG GGAAGCCTGAGATGAACAATGTGCCAAGATTCTTGTTTGGACAATCTATGGGTGGAGCAGTAGCTTTAAAGATTCACCTGAAACAACCCAATGAATGGAGTGGTGCTGTTCTTCTAGCACCTATGTGCAAA ATAGCAGACAATATGGTTCCTCCATGGTTGATTGCTCAAATCCTAATTGGTGTGTCTAAACTTCTTCCCAAACAGAAGCTAGTCCCTCAGAAGAATTTTGCAGATCTGGCTTTCAGAGATTTGGATAAGAGACAAATG ACATCGTACAATGTCATAGCTTACAAGGATAAACCGCGTCTTGCAACAGGTGTTGAGCTTCTGAAGACTACCCACGAGATAGAAAGACGACTGGAGGAa ATATCTATACCGCTTCTGATTTTGCATGGAGAAGAGGATGTCGTTACAGATCCATCAGTGAGTAAGGCATTGAATGACAAGGCAAGGAGTTGTGACAAGACGCTTAATCTTTACAAAGATGCATATCATTGCCTGCTTGAAGGTGAACCTGACGAGATGATTGCTAGAGTGCTTGAAGATATCGTTTCTTGGCTTGATGCTCGATGCTGCAAAAGTTCTTGA
- the LOC124914520 gene encoding protein ABA DEFICIENT 4, chloroplastic isoform X2, giving the protein MAFPSLCHSQISLKISRTGSDIRVKDSAIRCFNIESVGQQGLAKGMLKCDWSFMGGSRIFFRPRLETFHFYRKNRPRLCASWLGPQLASNAFTWGTVAVLPYYSLMVLAPKAQLTKRSMETSFPYVVLGLLYAYLLYLSWTPDTVRLIFGSKYLLPELSGIAKMFSSEMTLASAWVHLLAVDLFAARCSWMDWKTRSKLDILCLFV; this is encoded by the exons ATGGCTTTCCCTTCTTTGTGTCACTCCCAAATCTCACTCAAG ATTAGTCGCACAGGATCGGATATTAGAGTAAAGGATTCTGCAATCAGATGCTTTAATATTGAATCTGTTGGTCAACAAGGTTTGGCAAAAGGAATGTTAAAGTGTGACTGGAGTTTCATGGGTGGatcaagaatctttttcagaccTCGCCTTGAAACATTCCATTTTTACAGGAAGAACCGTCCCAGATTGTGTGCTTcat GGTTGGGTCCTCAACTTGCTAGCAATGCATTTACTTGGGGAACTGTAGCTGTTCTTCCCTACTATTCCCTCATGGTTCTAGCTCCAAAAGCTCAATTG ACGAAAAGGTCAATGGAAACAAGTTTTCCATATGTGGTTCTTGGACTCCTGTATGCATATCTTCTTTACCTGTCATGGACTCCTGATACCGTAAGGTTAATATTTGGAAGTAAATATCTGCTGCCTGAG CTGTCTGGTATAGCAAAGATGTTCTCCAGTGAAATGACTTTAGCTTCTGCATGGGTTCATTTACTGGCTGTTGATCTCTTTGCTGCAAG GTGTTCATGGATGGATTGGAAAACCAGATCGAAACTCGACATTCTGTGTCTCTTTGTTTGA
- the LOC124914520 gene encoding protein ABA DEFICIENT 4, chloroplastic isoform X1: MAFPSLCHSQISLKISRTGSDIRVKDSAIRCFNIESVGQQGLAKGMLKCDWSFMGGSRIFFRPRLETFHFYRKNRPRLCASWLGPQLASNAFTWGTVAVLPYYSLMVLAPKAQLTKRSMETSFPYVVLGLLYAYLLYLSWTPDTVRLIFGSKYLLPELSGIAKMFSSEMTLASAWVHLLAVDLFAARQVFMDGLENQIETRHSVSLCLMFCPIGILSHVITKALTHQK; the protein is encoded by the exons ATGGCTTTCCCTTCTTTGTGTCACTCCCAAATCTCACTCAAG ATTAGTCGCACAGGATCGGATATTAGAGTAAAGGATTCTGCAATCAGATGCTTTAATATTGAATCTGTTGGTCAACAAGGTTTGGCAAAAGGAATGTTAAAGTGTGACTGGAGTTTCATGGGTGGatcaagaatctttttcagaccTCGCCTTGAAACATTCCATTTTTACAGGAAGAACCGTCCCAGATTGTGTGCTTcat GGTTGGGTCCTCAACTTGCTAGCAATGCATTTACTTGGGGAACTGTAGCTGTTCTTCCCTACTATTCCCTCATGGTTCTAGCTCCAAAAGCTCAATTG ACGAAAAGGTCAATGGAAACAAGTTTTCCATATGTGGTTCTTGGACTCCTGTATGCATATCTTCTTTACCTGTCATGGACTCCTGATACCGTAAGGTTAATATTTGGAAGTAAATATCTGCTGCCTGAG CTGTCTGGTATAGCAAAGATGTTCTCCAGTGAAATGACTTTAGCTTCTGCATGGGTTCATTTACTGGCTGTTGATCTCTTTGCTGCAAG GCAGGTGTTCATGGATGGATTGGAAAACCAGATCGAAACTCGACATTCTGTGTCTCTTTGTTTGATGTTCTGTCCTATTGGAATCCTCTCGCATGTCATTACCAAAGCACTCACTCATCAAAAGTAG
- the LOC124914519 gene encoding uncharacterized protein LOC124914519 — MMSPNQVSEDRGFSNHATFRQTPLQIIHIIGNFMRIWSVYSMYKYLSESGVSVVLFIFSCLVPSSIVFLALQRPWKGRPLSNTQVVPSVINGGITALYFILWGKGLRTCGPLRIIMAEYSGAVLGVLSAALYGRGHIWKKVGGLIAMMVSLYFIFQGWATASSTPFSFKDNLDGEIPKGKALGMTEMIVPIFAGILSALRRVIARRVSLKNQFKRRLHAITITAATCFLFPVAMWDMIIGSGSDISKFTFSAWPFLSTIVFGVVLIFYIDNLAEERLHMVFSSPRHLMVAGGCIIVMEITYKTDFSLPGFFICSTILGFGIYEATSLERVKRGGGSIETSDPTNAFLADDQIGMSPLPT; from the exons ATGATGTCCCCCAATCAAGTTTCAGAAGATCGAGGTTTCTCCAATCATGCAACTTTTAG ACAGACTCCTTTACAGATAATACACATTATTGGCAATTTCATGAGAATATGGTCAGTCTACTCCATGTACAAATACCTGTCTGAATCAGGAGTTTCAGTTGTGCTATTTATCTTCAGTTGCCTCGTTCCATCATCTATAGTATTTCTAGCATTGCAAAGACCATGGAAAGGAAGACCACTTTCTAATACTCAG GTGGTGCCTTCTGTAATCAACGGTGGCATAACAGCTCTATACTTCATATTATGGGGAAAGGGTCTCAGAACATGTGGCCCACTTAG GATCATTATGGCAGAGTACTCGGGTGCTGTTCTTGGAGTACTATCAGCTGCATTATATGGAAGGGGTCATATCTGGAAAAAG GTGGGTGGCTTAATTGCAATGATGGTTTCTTTGTACTTCATATTTCAAGGGTGGGCCACAGCCTCGAGTACACCATTCT CTTTTAAAGACAACCTTGATGGTGAAATCCCAAAAGGGAAAGCTTTGGGAATGACAGAAATGATTGTGCCCATCTTTGCTGGAATCTTATCAGCGTTGAGGAGAGTTATTGCTAGACGTGTTTCATTGAAG AATCAGTTCAAGAGACGTCTGCATGCCATAACTATTACTGCTGCAACTTGTTTTCTGTTTCCCGTGGCTATGTGGGACATGATAATT GGTTCTGGAAGTGATATCTCAAAGTTCACTTTTTCTGCTTGGCCTTTTCTGAGCACCATTGTATTCGGAGTTGTCTTGATATTCTACATTGACAATCTAGCAGAGGAAAG GTTACACATGGTTTTCTCTTCTCCAAGGCATCTGATGGTTGCTGGTGGATGCATAATAGTGATGGAGATTACATACAAAACCGATTTTTCTCTTCCCGGTTTCTTCATCTGCTCCACAATTTTGGGCTTTG GTATATATGAAGCAACTTCACTGGAAAGAGTTAAGAGAGGTGGTGGTTCTATAGAAACCTCTGATCCAACAAATGCGTTTTTGGCTGACGACCAAATTGGCATGTCACCTCTTCCAACTTGA
- the LOC124914714 gene encoding 40S ribosomal protein S7, translating to MYTSMKKIHKDKGSDPTEFEETVAQALFDLENTNNELKSDLKDLYINTAVQVDVSGNRKAVVIHVPYRLRKAFRKIHLRLVRELEKKFSGKDVVFIATRRIVRPPKKGSAVQRPRSRTLTSVHDAILEDLVYPAEIVGKRTRYRVDGSKIMKVYLDSKARNDTEYKLETFSGVYRKLSGKDVVFEYPITEA from the exons ATGTATACTTCAATGAAGAAGATCCACAAGGATAAGGGATCAGATCCCACTGAATTTGAGGAAACTGTTGCACAG GCTTTGTTTGACTTGGAAAACACTAACAATGAGTTGAAGAGTGATCTTAAAGATTTGTACATCAACACAGCTGT GCAAGTTGATGTGTCTGGTAACCGCAAGGCTGTTGTCATCCACGTTCCTTACAGATTGAGGAAAGCTTTTCGCAAGATTCACCTTAGGTTGGTGAGAGAGCTCGAGAAGAAGTTCAGTGGGAAG GATGTTGTTTTCATTGCCACCCGGAGGATAGTGAGGCCACCTAAGAAGGGGTCTGCAGTTCAGAGGCCACGTTCACGTACACTAACTTCAGTGCATGATGCCATTCTTGAGGATCTCGTCTACCCTGCTGAGATTGTTGGCAAACGTACCCGATACAGAGTTGATGGATCAAAAATCATGAAG GTATATTTGGATAGCAAGGCACGCAATGACACGGAGTACAAGCTCGAGACATTTTCTGGAGTCTATAGGAAGCTCTCTGGAAAAGACGTTGTTTTCGAGTACCCAATTACAGAGGCGTAA
- the LOC124914712 gene encoding mannose-6-phosphate isomerase 2-like, with translation MEVTNGSPEKRGCLRRLRCAVKNYDWGRVGCESTVSRLFSMNSGLSVEEGEHYAEFWMGTHDSGPTFVVDNDFLYGDDETLKSFIYRNPSVLGDKVVQKWGHDLPFLFKVLSVAKALSIQAHPNKELAGYLHKHQPHIYKDDNHKPEMALALTKFEALSGFISLKELKEVMQNVPEIEQVIGNGYKKLIIDINHDVGEERIKSVLRSVFTQIMSASDSVVSKALSAIRSRLHESSKEGKLTEKEKLVLKLEKQYPYDVGVIAAFLFNHVKLKPGQALYLGASEPHAYLSGECVECMATSDNVVRAGLTPKHRDIQVLCSMLTYNQGFPEILEGIPANPYTKKYLPPFEEFEIDHCALPSGRSTVFPAVPGPSIFVLTNGEGTMHGGPLSEGLSVKEGDVFFAGAGTEVHIETAMSKLNLYRAGINSRFFKKQ, from the exons ATGGAGGTTACTAACGGTTCGCCGGAGAAGAGAGGCTGTCTCCGCAGGCTGAGATGTGCAGTTAAGAACTATGATTGGGGTAGAGTTGGCTGTGAGTCTACTGTATCAAGATTGTTCTCCATGAATTCTGGACTTTCCGTTGAAGAAGGCGAGCATTATGCCGAGTTCTGGATGGGAACGCACGATTCAGGACCGACGTTTGTTGTTGATAATGATTTTCTCTATGGAGATGACGAGACATTGAAGTCTTTTATTTATCGAAACCCTAGTGTTCTTGGAGATAAGGTTGTCCAGAAATGGGGCCATGATCTACCTTTCCTGTTTAAG GTACTTTCAGTGGCAAAAGCTTTGTCAATTCAGGCACATCCAAATAAGGAATTGGCTGGTTATCTGCATAAACACCAGCCACATATCTATAAGGATGATAATCATAAGCCTGAGATGGCTCTGGCGCTGACCAAATTTGAGGCCCTAAGTGGATTCATTAGCCTTAAG GAGCTTAAAGAGGTTATGCAGAATGTACCCGAGATCGAACAAGTGATTGGTAATGGATATAAGAAACTAATAATAGACATTAATCATGATGTTGGAGAAGAGAGAATAAAATCAGTTTTACGATCAGTGTTTACCCAAATCATGTCTGCTAGCGACAGTGTTGTTTCGAAAGCGTTGTCTGCAATCAGAAGTCGTCTCCACGAATCAAGCAAG GAGGGTAAATTGACAGAGAAGGAAAAGCTAGTGTTGAAGTTAGAAAAACAGTATCCATACGATGTAGGTGTAATTGCAGCCTTCCTCTTCAACCATGTCAAACTTAAGCCAGGCCAAGCTCTGTATTTAGGGGCAAGCGAACCTCATGCCTACTTGTCGGGGGAATGTGTTGAGTGCATGGCAACGTCGGACAATGTTGTCCGAGCTGGCCTTACACCAAAACATCGCGACATCCAAGTTCTTTGCTCCATGCTCACATACAACCAG GGATTTCCTGAAATCTTGGAGGGAATTCCTGCAAACCCTTATACTAAGAAATATCTCCCACCATTTGAGGAATTTGAGATTGATCATTGTGCCCTTCCATCAGGAAGGTCTACTGTTTTCCCAGCCGTTCCTGGTCCATCTATTTTTGTGTTGACCAATGGTGAGGGAACCATGCACGGCGGTCCATTGTCTGAAGGGCTGTCGGTTAAGGAAGGCGATGTCTTCTTTGCAGGTGCAGGAACAGAGGTTCATATAGAGACAGCAATGTCGAAGCTGAATTTGTACAGGGCTGGAATTAATAGCAGGTTCTTTAAAAAGCAGTAA